In Nicotiana tabacum cultivar K326 chromosome 19, ASM71507v2, whole genome shotgun sequence, one DNA window encodes the following:
- the LOC107778523 gene encoding uncharacterized protein LOC107778523, producing MWELGLAFESVDKFREALTRFVVEEKVVVDKYVNQPTRVRCKCKDGCPWHLFASYDSGTKDFVVKKYIPIHIYEPTNKNKLCNSKYLAEKFKDRIRKQPNIRIFKFQQLVRKELGLYVGRSICRKARNKVLNDIMGDHVLEYSRILDYRDEMLRSNPSSTCVVKLSEETFEGGKKIFVGFYICFDALKKAFKAGCRPCIGLDGCFLKGIYKGQLLVAVCKDGNNQMLPLAWAVVEVENKSNWT from the coding sequence ATGTGGGAGCTTGGTCTTGCATTTGAGAGTGTTGACAAGTTTAGAGAAGCTCTTACTAGGTTTGTTGTTGAAGAAAAAGTTGTTGTGGATAAATATGTTAATCAACCAACAAGGGTGAGGTGTAAGTGCAAGGATGGTTGTCCTTGGCATCTGTTTGCTAGCTATGACTCTGGGACTAAAGACTTTGTTGTGAAGAAGTACATTCCAATACACATATATGAACCTACTAACAAGAACAAACTGTGCAACAGCAAGTACTTGGCTGAGAAATTCAAAGACAGAATAAGAAAGCAACCTAACATTAGGATATTCAAGTTTCAACAGCTTGTAAGAAAAGAATTAGGTTTGTATGTTGGGAGATCAATTTGTAGGAAAGCAAGGAACAAGGTTTTGAATGATATAATGGGTGACCATGTGCTGGAGTATAGTAGAATTTTGGACTATAGAGATGAAATGCTTAGGTCTAATCCTAGTAGTACATGTGTTGTTAAACTAAGTGAAGAGACTTTCGAAGGTGGCAAGAAAATATTTGTTGGCTTCTACATCTGTTTTGATGCATTGAAAAAGGCTTTTAAGGCTGGTTGTAGGCCCTGTATTGGATTGGATGGATGCTTCTTAAAGGGTATTTACAAGGGGCAATTGCTTGTTGCTGTCTGTAAAGATGGTAACAACCAGATGCTGCCTCTAGCTTGGGCAGTGGTTGAGGTTGAAAATAAGTCCAATTGGACTTGA
- the LOC142173699 gene encoding uncharacterized protein LOC142173699, which produces MYGLYQAIDEVLPNCEHRMCARHILANWSKKWRGIKRRNYFWKCARSTYEAELKKNLDFMERLGSKGIINDLLWYNKERWSKVYFNSFSNCDSVDNNIAKSFNSWIIEPRHKTIITMLDEIKVKMMRSIGQLREYANGWICDISPTTLKVLQDNTSKSMKCDIMWNGDTRYEVKETEYLKYLVSLQTMTCNCRSWTLKGIPCAHAVAALHFKKLDPINFVSHWYTKETYLKVYNHFIQPAFNMSMWPHS; this is translated from the coding sequence ATGTATGGATTGTATCAAGCAATAGATGAAGTACTGCCAAACTGTGAACATAGGATGTGTGCTAGACATATCCTAGCTAATTGGTCAAAGAAATGGAGAGGCATTAAAAGAAGAAATTATTTCTGGAAGTGTGCCAGAAGTACTTATGAGGCAGAATTGAAAAAGAATCTTGACTTCATGGAAAGATTAGGTAGTAAAGGAATCATTAATGACTTGTTGTGGTATAACAAAGAAAGGTGGTCAAAGGTATACTTCAACTCCTTCAGCAACTGTGATAGTGTGGACAACAATATAGCTAAAAGCTTCAACTCCTGGATAATAGAGCCAAGACACAAGACAATTATAACAATGCTTGATGAAATCAAAGTGAAAATGATGAGGAGTATTGGGCAACTGAGAGAATATGCCAATGGTTGGATCTGTGATATCTCACCAACGACATTGAAGGTTTTACAAGACAACACATCCAAGTCAATGAAGTGTGATATTATGTGGAATGGAGACACAAGATATGAAGTGAAAGAAACTGAATATCTGAAATATTTGGTTTCTTTACAAACCATGACATGCAATTGCAGATCTTGGACGCTAAAAGGCATACCATGTGCTCATGCAGTAGCTGCCCTTCACTTCAAAAAATTGGATCCAATTAACTTTGTTTCTCACTGGTATACCAAAGAGACTTACTTGAAAGTGTACAACCATTTCATTCAGCCTGCCTTTAATATGTCAATGTGGCCACACTCATAG